In Microbacterium maritypicum, the following are encoded in one genomic region:
- a CDS encoding amidohydrolase, which yields MTIDLEALYIDLHQHPELSFQETRTAGIAAQHLRDLSLEVEEGVGVTGVIGVLRNGDGPVVWVRADMDALPVEEQTGLAYASTAHGVDPAGTTVPVMHACGHDMHVTAMIGAVEKLVAERDQWSGTLVVAIQPAEEYGAGARAMLDAGILDRYPKPDIVLGQHVTPLPAGIIGVRSGTQMAASDGLTVTLHGRGGHGSRPHATIDPVVMAAATVMRLQTITSREIDPQGVAVVTVGSIHAGLKNNIIPAEAKLELSLRYPNEEAREKVLSSVERIVRAEAAASGAEREPEIRTDHTLPATINDEDATARVTAALQRALGEASVIDPGMFTGSEDVSWFARDAGAPLVFWFWGGIDPVRFAEASAAGRLEKDIPTNHSPFFAPEIHPTIEVGVTALSAAAREFLG from the coding sequence ATGACGATCGACCTCGAAGCGCTGTACATCGACCTGCATCAGCATCCGGAGCTCTCGTTCCAGGAGACGCGCACCGCCGGCATCGCCGCCCAGCACCTGCGCGATCTCAGCCTCGAGGTCGAAGAAGGTGTGGGCGTCACCGGCGTCATCGGCGTGCTACGCAACGGCGACGGACCGGTCGTGTGGGTGCGGGCCGACATGGACGCGCTGCCGGTCGAGGAGCAGACCGGGCTCGCCTACGCCAGCACCGCACACGGCGTCGACCCTGCGGGCACGACCGTCCCCGTCATGCACGCCTGCGGCCACGACATGCACGTCACCGCGATGATCGGCGCTGTCGAGAAGCTCGTCGCCGAGCGCGACCAGTGGTCGGGCACCCTCGTCGTGGCGATCCAACCGGCCGAGGAGTACGGCGCTGGCGCACGGGCGATGCTCGACGCCGGCATCCTCGACCGCTACCCGAAGCCCGACATCGTGCTCGGACAGCACGTGACCCCGCTGCCCGCCGGCATCATCGGCGTGCGCAGCGGCACCCAGATGGCGGCATCCGACGGCCTGACCGTGACGCTGCACGGGCGCGGCGGCCACGGTTCCCGCCCGCACGCCACGATCGACCCGGTGGTCATGGCCGCGGCGACCGTGATGCGCCTGCAGACCATCACCTCACGCGAGATCGACCCGCAGGGCGTCGCCGTGGTGACGGTCGGCTCGATCCACGCCGGGCTCAAGAACAACATCATCCCCGCGGAGGCGAAGCTCGAACTCAGCCTGCGCTACCCGAACGAAGAGGCGCGCGAGAAGGTGCTCTCGAGCGTCGAGCGCATCGTGCGGGCCGAGGCCGCGGCATCCGGCGCCGAGCGGGAGCCCGAGATCCGCACCGACCACACCCTGCCGGCCACGATCAACGACGAGGATGCCACGGCGCGGGTGACCGCAGCTCTGCAGCGTGCCCTCGGCGAGGCATCGGTCATCGACCCCGGCATGTTCACCGGCAGCGAGGACGTCTCGTGGTTCGCGCGGGATGCCGGGGCGCCGCTGGTGTTCTGGTTCTGGGGCGGCATCGACCCGGTCCGTTTCGCGGAGGCGAGCGCGGCCGGGCGCCTGGAGAAGGACATCCCGACCAACCACTCCCCCTTCTTCGCCCCGGAGATCCACCCGACGATCGAGGTCGGCGTGACGGCGCTGTCGGCCGCAGCGCGGGAGTTCCTCGGCTAG
- a CDS encoding TetR/AcrR family transcriptional regulator has protein sequence MADSDQTVRVRPATLAKREQILKAAVEIFGNKGSTNGTLADVADQVGITHAGVLHHFGSKQKLLLEVLSYRDQTDVAELAEKHIPGGPELFLHLVRTAYANERRPGIVQAYTVLSSESVTDDHPGREYFEDRYTTLRREVTAAFHELCAQEGVRDPDTIADAAAAILAVMDGLQLQWLLHPGTVELGGASEFAIRAIVNAVLRPGPELSTYSHP, from the coding sequence ATGGCAGACAGTGACCAGACCGTCCGCGTGCGCCCGGCGACCCTCGCGAAACGCGAGCAGATCCTCAAGGCGGCGGTCGAGATCTTCGGCAACAAGGGCTCGACCAACGGCACCCTCGCCGACGTCGCCGACCAGGTCGGGATCACCCATGCCGGGGTGCTCCATCACTTCGGGTCGAAGCAGAAGCTGCTGCTCGAGGTGCTCTCGTACCGCGACCAGACAGACGTCGCCGAACTCGCCGAGAAGCACATCCCCGGCGGCCCCGAGCTCTTCCTGCACCTGGTGCGCACGGCGTACGCGAACGAGCGGCGCCCCGGCATCGTGCAGGCGTACACCGTGCTCTCGTCGGAATCCGTGACCGACGACCACCCCGGACGCGAGTACTTCGAGGACCGGTACACGACGCTTCGGCGCGAGGTCACCGCCGCCTTCCACGAGCTGTGCGCCCAGGAGGGCGTGCGCGATCCCGACACGATCGCCGACGCGGCGGCCGCGATCCTCGCCGTGATGGACGGGCTGCAGCTGCAGTGGCTCCTGCACCCCGGCACCGTCGAGCTGGGCGGGGCGAGTGAGTTCGCGATCCGGGCGATCGTGAACGCGGTGCTGCGTCCCGGGCCGGAGCTTTCGACCTACAGCCACCCCTGA
- a CDS encoding ABC transporter substrate-binding protein: protein MKLRKSLIAATAITALGISALAGCSAGGNDDSGSAAGGAALTIAKPDGAITTESNNPFVGDSSASKYGYGKVIFETLALVNQTGDRGVTPWLAESIEWNDDYTVLTVVPRKDVTWSDGEPFTADDIVYSYELASTPALDTAGLQLDSAVVEGDNVVLTFAASKYVNQARALHVPIVPKHIWENLDDPATNPVKGDDLVGTGPYVLSNWSTESVTLDARDDYWGGDLSVPQLHYVSYGDNTALTTALANGDADWAQAFIPQIEEQFLSVDPEHNKFWAAPTTGSATLFMNLQQKPFDDAAFRQALAWVIDRDAYVDIAREGASEAVWSVTGLSSILEDEIQPEFKDVDYSVDAEKARDLLETAGYTWKDDALIDPDGAPVSFTLSVPSGWSDWNTAQELIAEDVTDAIGAEVKIDMPDWGGWADPRDNGTFSAIIHWLEDSGTAYGLYTSTMDPRWISDGKAGFNFGRFDDPEATAALNSYANASSDEERTAALDTLQTIFSEQVPAIPLGAHPLLGEFNTRNYVGWPSEEDPYASADPTQQNIVQILTKLKPAE, encoded by the coding sequence ATGAAGCTCAGAAAGTCTCTGATCGCGGCGACCGCGATCACCGCCCTCGGTATCTCGGCCCTCGCCGGATGCTCCGCCGGAGGTAACGACGACTCCGGCAGTGCTGCCGGCGGCGCCGCCCTCACGATCGCGAAGCCCGACGGCGCGATCACCACCGAATCCAACAACCCGTTCGTGGGCGACTCGTCCGCCTCGAAGTACGGCTACGGCAAGGTGATCTTCGAGACCCTCGCCCTCGTGAACCAGACCGGCGACCGCGGAGTCACCCCCTGGCTCGCCGAGAGCATCGAGTGGAACGACGACTACACCGTCCTCACGGTCGTGCCGCGCAAGGATGTCACCTGGAGCGACGGCGAACCGTTCACCGCCGACGACATCGTCTACTCGTACGAGCTCGCCTCCACGCCCGCGCTCGACACGGCCGGCCTCCAGCTCGACAGCGCCGTCGTCGAGGGTGACAACGTCGTGCTGACCTTCGCCGCGTCGAAGTACGTCAACCAGGCCCGCGCCCTGCACGTGCCGATCGTCCCGAAGCACATCTGGGAGAACCTCGACGACCCGGCCACGAACCCCGTCAAGGGCGACGACCTGGTCGGCACCGGTCCCTACGTGCTGTCGAACTGGTCGACCGAGTCGGTCACCCTCGACGCCCGCGACGACTACTGGGGCGGCGACCTCTCGGTGCCCCAGCTGCACTACGTCTCGTACGGCGACAACACCGCGCTGACCACCGCTCTCGCAAACGGTGACGCCGACTGGGCGCAGGCGTTCATCCCACAGATCGAGGAGCAGTTCCTGTCGGTCGACCCCGAGCACAACAAGTTCTGGGCAGCTCCCACCACCGGCTCGGCGACGCTGTTCATGAACCTGCAGCAGAAGCCGTTCGACGACGCGGCCTTCCGTCAGGCGCTCGCCTGGGTGATCGACCGCGACGCCTACGTCGACATCGCCCGCGAGGGTGCCAGCGAGGCCGTCTGGTCGGTGACCGGACTGTCGTCGATCCTCGAAGACGAGATCCAGCCCGAATTCAAGGATGTGGACTACTCGGTCGATGCCGAGAAGGCCCGCGACCTGCTCGAGACCGCCGGCTACACCTGGAAGGACGACGCGCTGATCGACCCCGACGGTGCGCCCGTCTCGTTCACGCTCTCGGTCCCCTCGGGGTGGAGCGACTGGAACACCGCGCAGGAGCTCATCGCCGAAGACGTGACCGATGCCATCGGCGCCGAGGTCAAGATCGACATGCCCGACTGGGGCGGATGGGCGGACCCGCGCGACAACGGCACCTTCTCGGCGATCATCCACTGGCTCGAGGACAGCGGCACGGCCTACGGCCTCTACACCTCGACCATGGACCCGCGCTGGATCTCGGACGGCAAGGCCGGCTTCAACTTCGGTCGCTTCGACGACCCGGAGGCCACAGCGGCGCTGAACTCCTACGCGAACGCCTCATCGGATGAGGAGCGCACCGCGGCACTCGACACGCTGCAGACGATCTTCTCCGAGCAGGTGCCGGCCATCCCGCTGGGCGCGCACCCGCTGCTGGGCGAGTTCAACACCCGCAACTACGTGGGCTGGCCGTCGGAGGAGGACCCCTACGCCTCTGCCGACCCGACGCAGCAGAACATCGTGCAGATCCTCACGAAGCTGAAGCCCGCCGAGTAA
- a CDS encoding ABC transporter ATP-binding protein, with amino-acid sequence MPDPLLSVRDFSVVYDVDPPVEAVKNVTLELQRGEILGLAGESGCGKTTLAYGVQRLLRAPAVITSGSVTFHDATGVDIDINALDVDAMQRFRWDKVSMVFQGAMNALNPVATIGSQLEDVFEIHRPDMNRKQRRAEAEELLEIVKVGRQRIRSFPHELSGGMRQRVMIAMALALRPQLMVMDEPTTALDVLVQREILKQISQLRHEFGFSVIFITHDLPLLLEISDRIAIMREGEIIELATAERIWTQPEHEYTKTLLSSFPRLTGERGVLVR; translated from the coding sequence ATGCCAGACCCCCTGCTCAGCGTGCGCGACTTCTCGGTCGTGTACGACGTCGATCCGCCCGTCGAGGCGGTGAAGAACGTGACCCTCGAACTGCAGCGCGGCGAGATCCTCGGTCTCGCCGGTGAGAGCGGATGCGGCAAGACCACGCTCGCCTACGGAGTGCAGCGCCTGCTGCGCGCGCCCGCCGTCATCACCAGCGGCAGCGTCACCTTCCACGATGCGACCGGCGTCGACATCGACATCAATGCGCTCGACGTCGATGCCATGCAGCGGTTCCGCTGGGACAAGGTGTCGATGGTGTTCCAGGGGGCGATGAACGCGCTGAACCCGGTCGCGACCATCGGCTCGCAGCTGGAGGACGTGTTCGAGATCCACCGCCCCGACATGAACCGCAAGCAGCGCCGGGCCGAGGCCGAGGAGCTGCTCGAGATCGTGAAGGTCGGCCGCCAGCGCATCCGCTCCTTCCCCCACGAGCTGTCCGGCGGCATGCGTCAGCGCGTGATGATCGCGATGGCCCTCGCCCTGCGGCCCCAGCTCATGGTGATGGACGAGCCGACCACCGCGCTCGACGTGCTGGTGCAGCGGGAGATCCTGAAGCAGATCTCGCAGCTGCGGCACGAGTTCGGCTTCTCGGTGATCTTCATCACCCACGACCTCCCGCTGCTTCTCGAGATCAGCGACCGGATCGCGATCATGCGCGAGGGCGAGATCATCGAGCTCGCCACCGCCGAGCGCATCTGGACGCAGCCCGAGCACGAGTACACGAAGACGCTGCTGTCGTCGTTTCCCCGGTTGACCGGGGAGAGAGGGGTGCTGGTGCGATGA
- a CDS encoding ABC transporter ATP-binding protein, whose protein sequence is MTTLEFRNVTKAYNVRGAGQIKALDDVSFTLTSGQTIGLVGQSGSGKSTIAKILTQLETPTSGEVLLDGKAIPRRGKGLRKYRQQLRMVFQDPFASLNPYHSIRYHLERPIRLDDVVPKKETEDEVRRLLDRVRLDADAVIDRRPHELSGGQRQRVAIARALASRPSLLVADEPVSMLDVSIRLGVLNLLADLQREEGLGVLYITHDLATARHFSDEIMVLNQGRVVEYGAADDVILNPQDPYTRELRSASPDPDKFFAQAASTGGAL, encoded by the coding sequence ATGACCACCCTCGAATTCCGCAACGTCACGAAGGCGTACAACGTCCGCGGCGCGGGCCAGATCAAGGCGCTCGATGACGTGAGCTTCACCCTCACCTCGGGCCAGACGATCGGCCTGGTCGGCCAGTCCGGCAGCGGCAAGTCCACGATCGCGAAGATCCTCACCCAGCTCGAGACCCCGACCAGCGGCGAGGTGCTGCTCGACGGAAAGGCCATCCCCCGACGCGGCAAGGGGCTCCGGAAATACCGGCAGCAGCTGCGCATGGTGTTCCAGGACCCGTTCGCCTCCCTCAACCCGTACCACTCGATCCGGTACCACCTGGAGCGCCCGATCCGCCTCGACGACGTCGTGCCGAAGAAGGAGACGGAGGACGAAGTGCGCCGACTCCTCGACCGCGTGCGGCTGGATGCGGATGCCGTGATCGACCGCCGCCCGCACGAGCTCTCCGGCGGACAGCGGCAGCGCGTGGCGATCGCCCGCGCCCTCGCCTCCCGCCCCTCGCTCCTGGTCGCCGACGAGCCCGTCTCGATGCTCGACGTCTCCATCCGGCTCGGTGTGCTGAACCTGCTCGCCGACCTGCAGCGCGAGGAGGGACTCGGCGTGCTCTACATCACGCACGACCTGGCGACCGCCCGCCACTTCAGCGACGAGATCATGGTGCTCAACCAGGGCCGCGTCGTGGAGTACGGCGCCGCCGACGACGTGATCCTCAACCCGCAGGACCCGTACACGCGCGAACTGCGATCGGCTTCCCCCGACCCGGACAAGTTCTTCGCACAGGCAGCATCGACCGGAGGCGCACTGTGA
- a CDS encoding ABC transporter permease codes for MSTAFPQLDDDDLVARDALEVGTTATTAERGSRKVPWRFFAGRAGFYLFTLWAAITINFFLPRLMKGDAVSSYLARNRSVSPEAEEALRILLGIDTDKSIWQQYIEYWGMLLRGDLGISTLHGLRPVAEVLAAALPWTLGLVGIATIISFTIGTVAGAIVGWKRGSRLDAIIPVTTFFNTIPYFWLGLIAIAIFSSTLKWFPSSHAYDKGQSPEWSFDFIGQVIMHGTLPALTIVVASLGGWVLGMRNMMLTVLDDDYITVAQAKGMPNKRVLWGYAARNAVLPQIQSFALSIGFIVGGTIVMEMVFSYPGVGKLLLDATNAKDFALMQGVFLVITLSVLVANILADVVYAYLDPRTRQMES; via the coding sequence GTGAGCACCGCGTTCCCCCAGCTCGACGACGACGACCTCGTCGCGCGCGACGCCCTCGAGGTCGGCACCACCGCGACCACGGCCGAGCGCGGAAGCCGCAAGGTCCCGTGGCGCTTCTTCGCCGGACGCGCGGGCTTCTACCTGTTCACCCTGTGGGCGGCCATCACGATCAACTTCTTCCTGCCGCGCCTCATGAAGGGCGACGCGGTCAGCTCCTACCTCGCGCGCAACCGCAGCGTGAGCCCCGAGGCCGAGGAAGCGCTGCGCATCCTGCTCGGCATCGACACCGACAAGTCGATCTGGCAGCAGTACATCGAGTACTGGGGGATGCTGCTGCGTGGCGACCTCGGCATCTCGACGCTGCACGGCCTGCGCCCGGTCGCCGAGGTGCTCGCCGCGGCCCTGCCGTGGACGCTGGGACTCGTCGGCATCGCGACGATCATCTCGTTCACGATCGGCACGGTCGCGGGTGCGATCGTGGGGTGGAAGCGCGGCAGCAGGCTCGACGCGATCATCCCCGTCACGACGTTCTTCAACACCATCCCGTACTTCTGGCTCGGGCTCATCGCGATCGCGATCTTCTCGTCGACCCTGAAGTGGTTCCCCTCCTCGCACGCCTACGACAAGGGGCAGTCCCCGGAGTGGAGCTTCGACTTCATCGGCCAGGTGATCATGCACGGCACTCTGCCGGCGCTGACCATCGTGGTCGCGTCGCTCGGCGGCTGGGTGCTCGGCATGCGCAACATGATGCTGACCGTGCTCGACGACGACTACATCACGGTCGCGCAGGCGAAGGGCATGCCCAACAAGCGGGTGCTCTGGGGTTATGCCGCCCGCAACGCGGTGCTGCCGCAGATCCAGAGCTTCGCGCTGTCGATCGGCTTCATCGTCGGCGGCACGATCGTGATGGAGATGGTGTTCAGCTATCCGGGTGTCGGCAAGCTGCTGCTCGATGCGACCAACGCCAAGGACTTCGCCCTCATGCAGGGCGTGTTCCTCGTGATCACGCTGTCGGTGCTCGTGGCCAACATCCTCGCGGATGTCGTCTACGCCTACCTCGACCCGCGCACGCGCCAGATGGAGTCCTGA
- a CDS encoding ABC transporter permease has translation MTVPTTAASTAPDGSAVVSGMPETATLRTPPAGAPPRKTFWSQLAQAFAMFRNPKSIAGLIILGVFVLVAILAPWIAPYGPTQKDRTALRQPPSWEHWLGTTHMGEDVLSQIIYGTRGVIVVGFLAAFIATIIAITIGVIAGYVRGWKSESLSALTNVFLVIPGIPLIIIIASQFENPPLIVIAAVLGLTGWAWGARVLRAQTMSLRNRDFIQAARANGEPLRRIITVEMLPNLMALIASSFVGTVTAAILGLTTLAFIGVIPVSNLNWGTILFWAQQNGAFPRLWWWYVPAGLCIAIIGVALSLINFGIDEYVNPRLRSAGERARAMKKKGLNVNDAVTAVRSVPLPPKSPDPVTSAASPDTSDSSKTSTQNTK, from the coding sequence ATGACCGTTCCCACCACCGCAGCGAGCACCGCGCCCGACGGATCGGCCGTCGTCTCCGGCATGCCCGAGACCGCGACCCTGCGCACCCCGCCGGCCGGCGCACCGCCGCGCAAGACGTTCTGGTCGCAGCTCGCCCAGGCGTTCGCGATGTTCCGCAATCCCAAGTCGATCGCCGGGCTCATCATCCTCGGGGTGTTCGTTCTCGTCGCGATCCTCGCCCCCTGGATCGCGCCCTACGGGCCGACCCAGAAGGACCGCACCGCGCTCCGCCAGCCGCCCTCGTGGGAGCACTGGCTGGGCACGACCCACATGGGGGAGGACGTGCTGAGCCAGATCATCTACGGCACCCGCGGCGTGATCGTCGTCGGCTTCCTCGCCGCGTTCATCGCCACGATCATCGCCATCACGATCGGTGTGATCGCCGGCTACGTGCGCGGTTGGAAGAGCGAGTCGCTCTCGGCGCTGACCAACGTGTTCCTGGTGATCCCCGGCATCCCGCTGATCATCATCATCGCGTCGCAGTTCGAGAACCCGCCGCTGATCGTGATCGCCGCGGTGCTCGGGCTCACCGGGTGGGCGTGGGGTGCGCGTGTGCTGCGCGCCCAGACGATGTCGCTGCGCAACCGCGACTTCATCCAAGCTGCCCGGGCCAACGGAGAGCCGCTGCGCCGGATCATCACCGTCGAGATGCTGCCGAACCTCATGGCGCTCATCGCCTCGAGCTTCGTCGGCACCGTGACGGCGGCCATCCTCGGTCTCACGACCCTGGCCTTCATCGGGGTGATCCCGGTGAGCAACCTCAACTGGGGCACCATCCTGTTCTGGGCGCAGCAGAACGGCGCGTTCCCGCGGTTGTGGTGGTGGTACGTGCCCGCCGGGCTGTGCATCGCCATCATCGGCGTCGCCCTCTCGCTGATCAACTTCGGCATCGACGAGTACGTCAACCCGCGCCTGCGCTCCGCGGGCGAGCGGGCCAGGGCGATGAAGAAGAAGGGGCTGAACGTGAACGACGCCGTCACGGCCGTCCGCAGCGTGCCCCTGCCGCCGAAGAGCCCCGATCCCGTAACGTCGGCGGCCTCGCCCGACACCTCCGACTCCTCGAAGACCTCGACCCAGAACACGAAGTGA
- a CDS encoding glycoside hydrolase family 3 N-terminal domain-containing protein gives MTSQTLTTVLPYQDPALSIPERVADLLSRMTLEEKVGQMLQLDARDDLDDHIARRHAGSILHTSPERILQANELTAQTRLRIPLLVAEDCIHGHSFWPGATIYPTQLGMAASWDADLLERVARATAEEVAITGIHWTFSPVLCIARDLRWGRISETFGEDPFLIGELASAMVRGYQGDGLDDPTAILATAKHFAGYSETQGGRDASEADISRRKLRSWFLPPFERVAREGCRTFMLGYQTTDGVPITTNDWLLSDVLRGEWGYTGTLITDWDNVGRMVWEQRVQPDITHAAAAAVRAGNDMIMTTPAFFEGALDAVARGMLAEDAFDAAAARILTLKFELGLFENPRLPGTELDAVVGSAAHAELNLETARRSLVLLENDGVLPLDPVAPLKVAVTGPLADDAQTQLGDWAGGSGQAGWLDGQPREMITTVLDGLQAIDGWTVTHARGADILTLEEDPKGPFFPDKQPRPPVVKACDPDAELIAEAVAAASDSDVVVAVVGDRIELVGEGRSTATLELIGGQNALIDALIATGKPVVIVLLASKPLVLPASASRAAAVIWAANPGMQGGRALAEVISGAVEPSGRLPISFARHVGQQPTYYNQIRGQHGDRYADLTQSPAWAFGEGLSYTTVEYSDLELEATSLGESDTIVGHVTVANTGTRPVRETVQVYVRDSVTSVSWTDKELKTYRQVDIAPGESDRVRVELPVADCSIVDAAGNRIVEEGAFELLVGPSSRDEVLLFADFEVR, from the coding sequence ATGACCTCTCAGACCCTGACCACCGTTCTTCCCTACCAGGACCCCGCGCTCTCGATCCCCGAGCGCGTGGCCGACCTCCTCAGCCGGATGACGCTCGAGGAGAAGGTCGGGCAGATGCTGCAGCTCGACGCGCGCGACGACCTCGACGACCACATCGCCCGGCGGCACGCCGGCTCGATCCTGCACACCTCTCCCGAACGCATCCTGCAGGCCAACGAGCTGACGGCGCAGACCCGGCTCCGCATCCCGCTGCTCGTGGCGGAGGACTGCATCCACGGGCACTCGTTCTGGCCGGGAGCCACGATCTACCCGACCCAGCTGGGCATGGCCGCGTCATGGGACGCCGACCTGCTCGAGCGCGTCGCCCGCGCGACGGCCGAGGAGGTGGCGATCACCGGCATCCACTGGACCTTCTCGCCCGTGCTGTGCATCGCCCGCGACCTGCGCTGGGGTCGCATCAGCGAGACCTTCGGCGAAGACCCGTTCCTGATCGGCGAGCTGGCATCGGCGATGGTGCGCGGTTACCAGGGCGACGGCCTCGATGATCCCACCGCGATCCTCGCGACCGCCAAGCACTTCGCCGGATACTCCGAGACCCAGGGCGGGCGCGATGCGAGCGAGGCCGACATCTCGCGGCGCAAGCTGCGCTCCTGGTTCCTGCCGCCGTTCGAGCGCGTCGCCCGCGAGGGATGCCGCACGTTCATGCTCGGCTACCAGACCACCGACGGCGTGCCGATCACGACGAACGACTGGCTGCTCAGCGACGTGCTGCGTGGCGAGTGGGGGTACACGGGCACGCTCATCACCGACTGGGACAACGTCGGACGCATGGTGTGGGAGCAGCGGGTCCAACCCGACATCACGCATGCGGCCGCTGCGGCGGTGCGGGCCGGCAACGACATGATCATGACGACGCCCGCCTTCTTTGAGGGGGCGTTGGATGCCGTGGCCCGCGGGATGCTCGCCGAAGACGCCTTCGACGCCGCCGCCGCCCGCATCCTCACGCTCAAGTTCGAGCTCGGACTCTTCGAGAACCCGCGGTTGCCGGGGACCGAGCTGGATGCCGTGGTGGGCAGCGCCGCGCATGCCGAGCTGAACCTCGAGACGGCTCGCCGCTCGCTCGTGCTGCTCGAGAACGACGGGGTGCTGCCGCTCGACCCCGTGGCGCCGCTGAAGGTCGCGGTCACCGGGCCGCTCGCCGACGACGCGCAGACGCAGCTCGGCGACTGGGCCGGCGGCTCGGGTCAGGCCGGGTGGCTCGACGGACAGCCGCGCGAGATGATCACGACCGTGCTCGACGGTCTGCAGGCGATCGACGGCTGGACCGTCACCCACGCTCGCGGTGCCGACATCCTCACGCTCGAGGAAGACCCCAAGGGCCCGTTCTTCCCCGACAAGCAGCCGCGGCCGCCGGTGGTCAAGGCCTGCGATCCGGATGCGGAGCTGATCGCGGAAGCCGTGGCGGCGGCATCCGACTCCGACGTGGTCGTGGCGGTCGTGGGTGATCGGATCGAGCTCGTCGGCGAAGGCCGCTCGACCGCGACGCTCGAGCTGATCGGCGGGCAGAACGCGCTGATCGACGCCCTCATCGCGACCGGGAAGCCCGTCGTCATCGTGCTGCTCGCCTCGAAGCCGCTCGTGCTGCCCGCATCCGCGTCCCGGGCTGCCGCCGTGATCTGGGCGGCCAACCCGGGCATGCAGGGTGGCCGTGCGCTCGCCGAGGTCATCTCGGGAGCCGTCGAGCCGTCGGGCCGCCTGCCGATCTCGTTCGCCCGCCACGTGGGCCAGCAGCCGACGTACTACAACCAGATCCGCGGACAGCACGGCGACCGCTATGCCGACCTCACGCAGTCGCCCGCCTGGGCGTTCGGTGAGGGGCTGTCGTACACCACGGTGGAGTACTCCGACCTGGAGCTGGAAGCGACCTCCCTGGGGGAGTCCGACACGATCGTCGGCCATGTCACGGTGGCGAACACCGGCACGCGGCCGGTGCGCGAGACCGTGCAGGTGTACGTGCGCGACTCCGTCACGAGTGTCAGCTGGACCGACAAGGAGCTGAAGACCTACCGCCAGGTCGACATCGCTCCGGGGGAGTCCGACCGCGTGCGCGTGGAGCTTCCCGTGGCCGACTGCTCGATCGTGGACGCTGCCGGCAACCGCATCGTCGAGGAGGGCGCGTTCGAGCTGCTGGTGGGTCCGAGCTCGCGCGACGAGGTGCTCCTCTTCGCCGACTTCGAGGTGCGCTGA
- the soxR gene encoding redox-sensitive transcriptional activator SoxR, with protein sequence MSPHAPDEPLTIGEMTRRTGVAASALHFYETLGLIASTRTPGNQRRYARHMLRRVSLITVAKRLGIPLSDVQTAFADVPLTETPSHADWQRASRRWKRELEKRREGIERLERELTGCIGCGCLSMKACGLLNPDDALATQGVGPQRLQD encoded by the coding sequence ATGAGCCCGCACGCACCCGACGAGCCGCTGACGATCGGCGAGATGACCCGACGCACCGGGGTCGCCGCCTCCGCCCTGCACTTCTACGAGACCCTCGGCCTCATCGCCTCGACCCGCACGCCCGGCAATCAGCGCCGCTACGCCCGGCACATGCTGCGGCGGGTCTCGCTCATCACGGTCGCCAAGCGCCTCGGCATCCCGCTGTCCGACGTGCAGACGGCCTTCGCCGACGTGCCGCTCACCGAGACCCCGAGCCACGCCGACTGGCAACGGGCCTCACGACGCTGGAAGCGCGAACTCGAGAAGCGCCGCGAGGGCATCGAGCGCCTCGAACGCGAACTCACCGGATGCATCGGCTGCGGCTGCCTGTCGATGAAGGCGTGCGGACTGCTCAACCCCGACGACGCCCTCGCGACCCAGGGCGTGGGCCCGCAGCGACTGCAGGACTGA
- the fdxA gene encoding ferredoxin: MTYVIALPCVDVKDKACIDECPVDCIYEGERSLYIHPDECVDCGACEPVCPVEAIYYEDDLPDEWQDYYKANVEFFDEIGSPGGAAKTGMLAFDHPIIAALAPQGQHA; encoded by the coding sequence ATGACCTATGTGATCGCTCTGCCGTGCGTCGATGTGAAGGACAAGGCCTGCATCGACGAGTGCCCCGTCGACTGCATCTACGAGGGGGAACGGTCGTTGTACATCCACCCCGACGAGTGCGTGGACTGCGGCGCCTGCGAACCGGTGTGCCCGGTCGAGGCCATCTACTACGAAGACGACCTGCCCGACGAATGGCAGGACTACTACAAGGCCAACGTCGAGTTCTTCGACGAGATCGGCTCGCCCGGAGGTGCCGCCAAGACGGGGATGCTCGCCTTCGACCACCCGATCATCGCCGCGCTCGCACCCCAGGGGCAACACGCATGA